A region of the Thiohalomonas denitrificans genome:
GTGGTGCGGTTCCCATCCGAGCAATTCTCTGGCCTTGCGCGAATCAGCGACCAGACGGGCCGGGTCACCGGAGCGCCGTTCGGCTGCGATCACGGGGATTTCCCGGCCGCTCACCTTTTCAGCGGTATCAATCACTTCCTGAACCGAAAACCCGTTGCCGTTTCCCAGATTGAAGGCCTCGGACTTGCCATGGGTTATCAGCTTTTCCAGAGCGAGGAGATGGGCGTCGCAAAGGTCCATCACATGAATATAGTCCCGAATACAGGTCCCGTCAGGTGTCGGGTAGTCCTGGCCGAAGACCTTGATAGCATCCCGGCGCCCGGATGCCGCCTGCAGGACCAGTGGAATCAGGTGGGTTTCCGGATCGTGGCGCTCGCCCAGCAGCCCCTCCGGATGCGCCCCGGCGGCATTGAAATATCGCAGACAGACCGATTTTAACCCATAGGCCGTGTCGTAGTCCTTGAGGATCTGTTCCACCATTAATTTGGTCCGCCCGTAAGGATTTACCGGGTTCTTCGGGTGAAGCTCATCAAGCGGGATGTAATCCGGCTCACCGAAAACAGCGGCGGTGGAGGAAAAGATGAAGTTTCTGATGCCGTATTCGACCATGGCATCAAGCAGGTTCAGGGTATTCGCCACATTGTTCTGATAATACTTGGCCGGTGCGGTCACCGATTCACCTACCTGGATATAGGAGGCAAAATGCATTACGCCGTCAAACGAACCACTGCCCAGCACCGTATCGAGACTCGCACGATCAGCCAAATCGGCCTGGATAAAATCACCCGCAATCACCGCATCGCGATAGCCCGCCGTGAGATTGTCCACCACGACCACATCGTGACCGGCATCAGCCAGCAGCTTGACCATGTGGGAACCGATATAACCGGCCCCACCGACGACGAGAATACGCATCGGTGCTCCTTGCAAAAGGCTCTAAAATAACCGCTCATTAAAACACATAGCCCGCATCCCGCGCACTCTTGTTGCGTCGGCTTTGTTACTCCGGTGTGACGGTATTCGAAAAAATGTATCCCGTGCGGTTATCAGCTATCCCGGCCTGAATTTATGGTGTGGTCGGAACCTTGCGCCACAAACGAAAGAGATACCACTCCTCGCTCTGCACATGCACCGGTACCAGCAGAAAGGCCAAACCGGTCGCGGAACCCGCCTCCTGCATAATCAATGCTCCATCCTGCGCCTTATGTAGGGAAATGCGGTTTCGAGTGATACCCACCACGGGATTGTCAGGTGCCCGTTGCTTATCGGGCATGTTATCCGGATTAACGATCAAGGCACCGTCCTCGCATCGAAAGAA
Encoded here:
- the galE gene encoding UDP-glucose 4-epimerase GalE, whose protein sequence is MRILVVGGAGYIGSHMVKLLADAGHDVVVVDNLTAGYRDAVIAGDFIQADLADRASLDTVLGSGSFDGVMHFASYIQVGESVTAPAKYYQNNVANTLNLLDAMVEYGIRNFIFSSTAAVFGEPDYIPLDELHPKNPVNPYGRTKLMVEQILKDYDTAYGLKSVCLRYFNAAGAHPEGLLGERHDPETHLIPLVLQAASGRRDAIKVFGQDYPTPDGTCIRDYIHVMDLCDAHLLALEKLITHGKSEAFNLGNGNGFSVQEVIDTAEKVSGREIPVIAAERRSGDPARLVADSRKARELLGWEPHHADLAQIVAHAWEWEKHFGGLANPKS